The following are from one region of the Juglans regia cultivar Chandler chromosome 10, Walnut 2.0, whole genome shotgun sequence genome:
- the LOC109001641 gene encoding linamarin synthase 2-like, with the protein MGSVGAKKPHAVCVPYPSQGHVTPMMHFAKLLHSKGFHVTFVNTEFNHMRLIRSKGPDHLKGLPDFRFETIPDGMPPSDRDATQEVPALCDSTRKNCLAPFKELVLKLNSLKSDEVPPVSCIVSDGVMGFGSKVAQELGIPEAQLWTASACGFMGYLTFTELIKRGIIPFKDETFKDDGTLDTPINWIPGMKNIRLKDLPSFIRTTDITETMFDFMGSEARNCLNSAAIIFNTFDEFEYEVLEAISTKFPRNIYNIGPLNLLSRHVPDSQFKSLSASLWKEDTKCLQWLDKREPNSVVYVNYGSVTVMTEQHLKEFAWGLANSKHPFLWIVRPDVVMGDSAMLPEEFFEETKDRGLIASWCPQEQVLAHPAVGVFLTHCGWNSTLESVCCGVPLICWPFFADQQPNCRYVCTTWGIGMEVNQDVKRDEIEALVKEMMGGVKGKEMRQKALEWKKKAEEATDVGGSSYNNFERLIKEALHWPYSE; encoded by the exons ATGGGTTCAGTGGGAGCAAAGAAACCCCATGCAGTATGTGTCCCATACCCCTCACAAGGGCATGTGACCCCCATGATGCACTTTGCCAAGCTCCTGCACTCCAAGGGTTTCCACGTAACCTTTGTCAACACTGAGTTCAACCACATGCGCTTAATCCGGTCCAAAGGACCCGACCATCTGAAGGGCCTGCCGGATTTCAGGTTCGAAACAATCCCGGACGGGATGCCGCCCTCTGACCGCGATGCAACTCAAGAAGTCCCGGCCCTGTGTGACTCAACAAGAAAGAACTGCTTGGCCCCCTTCAAAGAGCTTGTACTTAAGCTCAACTCTCTAAAGTCTGATGAAGTGCCTCCGGTTAGTTGCATAGTATCAGATGGGGTTATGGGTTTTGGAAGTAAAGTTGCTCAAGAATTAGGCATCCCGGAGGCTCAACTCTGGACTGCCTCAGCTTGTGGCTTTATGGGATATCTTACCTTTACTGAACTCATCAAGAGAGGAATCATTCCTTTCAAAG ACGAAACCTTCAAAGATGACGGGACGCTTGACACACCAATCAACTGGATCCCAGGCATGAAAAACATCCGGCTCAAGGACCTCCCTAGCTTCATTAGAACCACCGACATCACGGAAACCATGTTCGACTTTATGGGATCAGAAGCACGAAATTGCTTGAATTCTGCAGCTATCATCTTCAACACATTTGATGAGTTTGAATATGAAGTACTCGAGGCAATTTCGACCAAATTCCCTCGCAATATTTACAACATAGGTCCGCTTAACCTGCTAAGCCGGCATGTTCCTGATAGCCAATTCAAGTCTCTAAGTGCGAGCTTATGGAAAGAAGACACGAAATGCCTCCAATGGCTTGACAAAAGAGAACCCAATTCAGTTGTTTATGTGAATTATGGCAGCGTGACTGTTATGACCGAACAACATCTAAAGGAGTTTGCATGGGGGCTTGCAAATAGCAAGCACCCTTTTTTGTGGATTGTTAGGCCTGATGTAGTGATGGGAGACTCGGCAATGTTGCCTGAAGAATTCTTTGAGGAGACAAAAGACAGGGGATTGATAGCAAGCTGGTGCCCCCAAGAACAAGTGCTAGCACACCCAGCAGTGGGCGTTTTCCTGACACATTGTGGGTGGAATTCTACTTTGGAAAGTGTTTGTTGCGGTGTGCCTCTTATTTGCTGGCCATTTTTCGCAGATCAACAACCGAATTGTCGGTATGTCTGCACCACATGGGGGATTGGCATGGAGGTAAACCAAGATGTAAAACGTGATGAGATCGAAGCACTGGTAAAGGAAATGATGGGAGGGGTTAAGGGGAAGGAGATGAGGCAAAAGGCATtagaatggaagaagaaagcAGAGGAAGCTACTGATGTTGGAGGCTCATCTTACAACAATTTTGAAAGATTGATTAAGGAGGCTCTGCATTGGCCATACAGCGAGtga